The bacterium sequence TGTAACAAATTGGCTGATTGAGTACAATTTTAATCGCCCTCATCAAGCGCTTGATTATTTAACACCCATGAGATATATTGAGAATCACAATGAGAATCTTAAACAAAAAGTGTTACCTATGTGCCCAGCCAGCACATCATACAATCTCTACCGTTAATTGTTAATAACGTAACAGGGAGGCAAAATGGAAATCAGGGATGGACAAACAATTCTCTTTATAGGAGACAGTATAACGGATTGTGGAAGACGTGCGACTGAACGCCCATTGGGTAACGGCTACGTTAAATTATTCTCGGATATGCTAATAATTCGAGAACATCAAAAAGCTATAACTGTTATTAATAAAGGTATAAGCGGTGATGTTGTTACAGGACTAAGGAATCGCTGGGATGACGATGTTTTGCGTAATAAACCTGACTGGCTTTCGATTAAGATTGGCATAAATGATATTCACAGAACTCTAAGGCGAAGTTCAGATGCAGTCCCTCCAGAGTTATACAGGGAAGCATATCAGGACATTATCTCACGGACTATATCTACTTTACCTGCGTGTAAACTTATCCTCATAGATCCTTTTTATATAAGTAATGAGACTTCGCCAGACTCATTTCGCAGTGCTGTTTTGAAATTATTGCCAGAATACTTACAGATTGTTGATGAACTTAGTGTGAAATATAACGCGCTTCACATCAAGACACACAAGATATATCAACGGCTGCTCAAAAATCATGAGCCTGATACATTTTGCGCAGAGCCTGTTCACCCAAACCTCACAGGACATCTGGTTATAGCAGATGCTTTATACACTGCCCTTAATTCAAAGTGACATATTTACGTTGCTCTTTGATTGACAGCGCAAGTTTCTTGAATTCAGGAAGAGAGTGATTAAAAAACCGCTTCCATCCCTTGCATAGCCAGCTCAAATTTCTTGAGTTATCTCTTTTATAAAGACGATGCTTTAAACAATCACCTGAGCAGTATTTAAGATATTCACACCTGTCACACTCCTTATTCCAAAGAGCTTTCTTTTTGCCAAATTCTATGTATCTTGGAGAAGTTTGAAGTTTTTCCCATGAATCATTCACTATGCTTCCAAGTTTTTTATTCGATTCAACAAAGAAATCGCATGGATATATGTCTCCATTATGTTCAACAACAAAATACTGACAGCAGTTATCCCCCATATGACAGACATTATATACACCGTCTACAATCAATGTGAGGATAGAATCGAACAGGCGCACAGAGACTTTTCTCATATCCCTTTTGATCCATTTATCAAAGATTCCACACAGAAAATCACCCCATTCCTCTCCACTAATTGAAAAAGGCATGGGGTGTCCTTTATTGTCAAACTCCACA is a genomic window containing:
- a CDS encoding SGNH/GDSL hydrolase family protein; translation: MEIRDGQTILFIGDSITDCGRRATERPLGNGYVKLFSDMLIIREHQKAITVINKGISGDVVTGLRNRWDDDVLRNKPDWLSIKIGINDIHRTLRRSSDAVPPELYREAYQDIISRTISTLPACKLILIDPFYISNETSPDSFRSAVLKLLPEYLQIVDELSVKYNALHIKTHKIYQRLLKNHEPDTFCAEPVHPNLTGHLVIADALYTALNSK